In Pseudomonas sp. MM213, a genomic segment contains:
- a CDS encoding chaperone modulator CbpM — protein sequence MSNPLIVQLDMAEFCEATDLSDVYVIEIVEHGILEPQGKQPKDWRFTDYELALAKRAAKLRHDLELEWEGVALALDLLEEVQQLRAENRMLKQRLARLVVE from the coding sequence ATGAGCAACCCCCTGATCGTTCAACTGGACATGGCAGAATTCTGTGAGGCGACCGATTTGTCGGACGTCTACGTGATCGAAATCGTCGAGCACGGCATCCTCGAACCTCAGGGCAAGCAGCCCAAGGATTGGCGTTTCACCGATTATGAGCTGGCGCTGGCCAAGCGTGCCGCCAAGCTGCGGCACGACCTGGAGCTGGAGTGGGAAGGCGTCGCCCTGGCGCTCGACCTGCTTGAAGAGGTGCAGCAACTTCGGGCCGAGAACCGGATGCTCAAGCAGCGGTTGGCGCGACTGGTTGTCGAATAG
- a CDS encoding dermonecrotic toxin domain-containing protein, whose translation MNELSDAPALQVITGHGRSKANVHHDYLLGKLPSPLKDAPVSRLLTMADSTADFPQWYLNARAIDRQYLKQLTDERWRLQVPLDDVLENVQRDMLAFAEPLLVKALKDQLNLELDVNATLIRLYIPAKLGFGIDTNASRLRQSTLLEAALHNFEAPETQAGAFRDGSGIFTRDHENELQRHALTVEQFAALCRTLDIGAHYQRHLKAALMPEDIAAKAIIERHRMASEKAIFNESALIAYLKNDISSYGYGKLQQIRDNEKGIAWNHRPLQCHRLSLMGFRMSGILLFSAVADPTEVKRIYDSLVPRHQRTLMEWSRRLTLLPGQEFEQFKLLEAFFANGPSGLVEATLQREDGFQQSRLDGTLIAYVPDDPDHPFKEYASLTDFMKELTSQLRSPDYQQFFSRFVAQKDHGKFFARVRERFTTFTWTQREPLDMGPWWRETAVENANAEPITNIITGDIWPQIGRWRRDKAIAGARHIAVPTDDEDATTRWNRLTSYLSIGWNVFNFGSMLVPGLGEAMLAVMVGQMLFETMEGIEAWSKGDRDEAAAHLTGVMINFAQLAIMAAGHVLPAGAAASVKPSAFIDRLQKVELPDGKTRLWKPDLSPYAHDLTLPKTVTPGEQGLFRHSEKTILKHENKYFEVRNDPLTGQPRLQHPDRPQAYQPTLEHDGAGVWKTELDRPVEWGKITLMRRLGLAVEDLSEATLEQIRIASGVEEDLLRRLHVVNEPPPALLTDTIERFKIWADVQKLPGQIVLDEVPEAFIEQVPRLLVELPGWPEQKSIELFDDAEQSGRSIKYGNLDASPADTLRISRAEVGAGKLPELAVKFVNEADIHSLFGQSISTDEHIRIDALKNRLAGRAGSHPGPLFDALNRRLQQTDNRQVPALQDAFSNLPTVIARELLADIEPQDLLKITESSRIPLRLRERTRLALRTLRAARAYEGLFLDVAYGVDSERLALHSLQALPDWPENVRIEIREYSFDGPLRDSVGPADAAVRRVLVSEDGQYQARDADDLHLHGADDLYASMLHALPDAERNALGYRINQGTTLKHAIQKTPLPRDRFNALLADNPVRKPAYDPATMRLRGGMRGMAQGLRRVQGQITPQERVRVVRPGWTEAEAQSYLQAGGSDVSLEQRASALEEEFDRLNANFQRWLSSPTEAFRYTSAGIAEWQSRNAVYKAVRECWQQIGLRDVDSYGELRGVVLDLENLPLGRHLRTMPALEGNFDHVTRLNLNGTELTDAHASLLDHFPRLRSININGNSLTRLPRVIGRMRALTELNLRANRIVLDAQGVADLRNLTRLQILDLHSNPLGQVPDIGSMRVLHTLILADTGIRTWPDGLFAQPRFRHFYLDMQRNEITYVPMVTRGSVQAELLARTLLSREPEFLPAFNLQTLREYIASVGMDPDRPYPPRGVRDSLDWEAGLTRPEWVARQEVWNSVEDEHGSVGFFNEIRKLTESGHFNRDPGFRVDMTAKVWRMLDAMSKNTELRQKLFTLTTVPTACVDAGAQLFNAMGMEVLIHEAYELANPALVEGELVSLAQGKSRLDELSRIARKTISEREAMGEEFRRVNAAGEVTGTIDEVEVHLAFMTDLADRLDLPWQSRKMQFRKIAGVTNAMIEDAFHRVRNLEAGELLDDLLIEQPFWSSYVEGSNRGVIKGFRRRIEATIEFYSALEKRASDTTLSLEQKAQLKEELRVLGAELNKPESAFAPGRVMTEAEYAAELEVIDEDKKAFIKTFTRQAIERAKLQRVEIPFTVQPNS comes from the coding sequence ATGAACGAACTATCGGACGCTCCGGCGTTGCAAGTTATTACCGGGCATGGAAGAAGCAAAGCCAACGTTCATCATGATTATCTGCTGGGCAAACTGCCTTCGCCGCTAAAAGACGCACCTGTTTCGCGACTGCTTACGATGGCCGATTCGACCGCGGATTTTCCACAGTGGTATTTGAATGCACGCGCCATCGACCGTCAGTACCTCAAGCAACTGACGGATGAGCGCTGGCGCCTTCAGGTCCCGTTGGACGACGTGTTGGAGAATGTACAGCGGGACATGCTTGCCTTTGCCGAACCTTTGCTCGTTAAAGCATTAAAGGACCAGCTGAATCTGGAACTGGACGTCAATGCGACGCTCATTCGCCTGTACATCCCGGCAAAACTGGGCTTTGGCATCGATACCAATGCCAGTCGGCTCAGGCAATCGACGTTGCTGGAAGCGGCGCTTCACAATTTCGAGGCGCCTGAAACGCAGGCCGGTGCGTTTCGCGATGGCTCCGGCATCTTCACCCGGGACCACGAAAACGAGTTACAGCGGCATGCGCTGACGGTCGAACAATTCGCGGCCCTGTGCCGGACGCTTGATATCGGCGCGCACTATCAGCGTCACCTCAAGGCAGCACTGATGCCCGAAGATATCGCGGCCAAGGCAATAATCGAGCGGCATCGCATGGCCAGTGAAAAAGCCATCTTCAACGAATCTGCGCTGATCGCGTATTTGAAAAACGACATCAGTTCCTATGGCTACGGGAAACTTCAGCAAATTCGTGACAATGAAAAAGGCATCGCGTGGAATCATCGTCCTTTGCAATGCCATCGACTTTCGTTAATGGGCTTCAGGATGTCCGGCATCCTGTTGTTCAGTGCAGTGGCAGACCCCACTGAAGTTAAAAGAATTTACGACAGTCTGGTTCCCCGGCACCAACGCACACTGATGGAATGGTCCAGGCGTTTGACGCTGCTACCGGGCCAGGAGTTTGAGCAGTTCAAATTACTCGAAGCGTTTTTCGCCAATGGCCCCAGCGGTCTCGTCGAAGCCACTTTGCAAAGGGAAGATGGTTTTCAACAAAGCCGTCTCGACGGGACGTTGATCGCTTATGTCCCGGATGATCCTGACCACCCTTTCAAAGAGTATGCGTCCCTAACGGACTTCATGAAGGAACTGACGAGCCAGTTGCGCTCGCCGGACTATCAACAGTTTTTCAGCCGATTCGTGGCACAAAAAGACCATGGCAAATTCTTTGCCCGGGTTCGCGAGCGTTTCACCACGTTCACCTGGACGCAACGTGAGCCGCTGGACATGGGGCCGTGGTGGCGAGAGACCGCGGTTGAAAACGCCAACGCAGAGCCCATCACCAACATCATTACTGGCGATATTTGGCCGCAAATCGGTCGCTGGCGCAGGGACAAGGCGATTGCGGGTGCGCGGCACATCGCGGTGCCGACCGACGATGAAGACGCGACCACCCGCTGGAATCGGTTGACCAGCTATCTGAGCATCGGCTGGAACGTGTTCAACTTCGGCTCCATGTTGGTTCCCGGGCTGGGCGAAGCGATGCTGGCGGTCATGGTCGGGCAGATGCTGTTCGAAACCATGGAAGGTATCGAGGCGTGGAGCAAGGGCGACAGGGACGAAGCGGCGGCTCATCTGACCGGTGTCATGATCAATTTCGCGCAACTGGCAATCATGGCGGCGGGGCATGTGTTGCCCGCCGGTGCGGCGGCGTCGGTCAAACCGTCGGCGTTTATCGATCGGTTGCAAAAGGTTGAGTTGCCTGACGGCAAGACACGCCTCTGGAAGCCGGACCTGTCGCCCTACGCCCATGACCTGACGTTGCCGAAAACGGTGACGCCAGGTGAGCAGGGGCTGTTCCGGCACAGCGAAAAAACCATCCTGAAGCATGAAAACAAATACTTCGAAGTCAGAAACGACCCACTCACGGGCCAGCCACGCCTGCAACATCCGGATCGGCCGCAGGCGTATCAACCCACACTCGAACACGACGGTGCCGGTGTGTGGAAGACCGAGCTCGACCGACCCGTCGAGTGGGGCAAAATCACGCTCATGCGGCGTCTGGGGTTGGCGGTTGAGGATTTGTCCGAGGCCACGTTGGAGCAGATTCGTATCGCCAGCGGTGTCGAAGAAGACCTGTTGCGACGGCTGCATGTCGTCAACGAACCACCGCCCGCGCTGCTGACCGACACGATCGAACGCTTCAAGATCTGGGCTGATGTGCAAAAGCTGCCCGGGCAGATAGTGCTCGATGAGGTTCCCGAAGCGTTCATCGAGCAGGTGCCCCGTTTGCTGGTGGAGCTGCCGGGCTGGCCTGAGCAAAAAAGCATCGAGCTTTTTGACGACGCCGAGCAGTCGGGCCGCTCGATCAAATACGGCAATCTCGACGCGTCGCCGGCCGATACGCTGAGGATAAGCCGTGCCGAGGTCGGTGCCGGGAAACTTCCGGAGCTGGCCGTGAAGTTTGTCAATGAAGCCGACATCCATTCGTTGTTCGGACAGAGTATTTCCACTGACGAGCATATCCGCATCGACGCCTTGAAAAACAGGCTCGCGGGGCGGGCAGGCAGTCATCCGGGACCTTTGTTTGACGCGCTCAATCGCCGTTTGCAGCAGACAGACAATCGGCAAGTGCCGGCGCTTCAGGACGCCTTCAGCAACCTCCCGACGGTGATCGCCCGTGAGTTGCTGGCTGACATCGAACCGCAAGACTTACTCAAAATCACCGAGTCTTCGCGCATTCCCTTGCGGCTCAGAGAGCGCACGCGGCTGGCCTTGCGCACGTTACGCGCCGCACGCGCTTACGAAGGGCTTTTCCTCGATGTCGCGTACGGCGTCGATAGCGAGCGATTGGCGTTGCACTCGTTGCAAGCGCTGCCCGACTGGCCCGAAAACGTGCGCATCGAAATCCGCGAATACTCATTCGACGGACCACTGCGCGACAGTGTGGGCCCGGCAGATGCCGCCGTTCGCCGAGTCCTTGTCAGCGAGGACGGTCAGTACCAGGCCCGCGATGCCGATGATCTTCATCTGCATGGGGCCGATGACCTTTATGCGTCTATGTTGCATGCCCTGCCTGATGCTGAGCGCAACGCGCTGGGGTACCGGATCAATCAAGGCACGACGCTCAAGCACGCCATTCAAAAAACGCCATTGCCACGGGACAGGTTCAACGCGCTTCTGGCGGATAACCCTGTTCGAAAACCCGCGTACGATCCAGCCACGATGCGTCTGCGTGGCGGCATGCGCGGGATGGCTCAAGGTCTGCGTCGAGTTCAGGGGCAAATAACGCCGCAAGAGCGGGTTCGCGTCGTTCGGCCCGGATGGACAGAGGCCGAAGCTCAGTCCTATCTGCAAGCGGGGGGCAGCGACGTCAGTCTTGAGCAGAGGGCGAGTGCTCTGGAGGAGGAGTTCGATCGGCTCAATGCCAATTTTCAACGTTGGCTGAGCTCGCCAACCGAAGCGTTCCGCTACACGTCCGCCGGTATCGCCGAATGGCAGTCCAGAAACGCGGTGTACAAAGCGGTCAGGGAATGTTGGCAGCAAATCGGCTTGCGCGATGTGGATTCGTACGGCGAGCTGCGAGGCGTCGTGCTCGACCTCGAGAACCTGCCGCTGGGGCGGCATCTGCGCACGATGCCCGCACTGGAGGGCAACTTCGATCACGTCACTCGCCTTAATCTGAACGGAACCGAATTGACCGACGCTCATGCTTCATTGCTCGATCATTTCCCCCGGTTGCGCTCTATCAACATCAACGGCAATTCGCTCACCCGCCTTCCTCGTGTCATCGGCCGCATGCGCGCGCTGACGGAGTTGAACCTGCGCGCAAACCGCATTGTCCTGGATGCACAAGGCGTCGCGGACCTGCGCAACCTGACGCGGCTTCAGATCCTGGACCTGCATAGCAATCCTCTGGGGCAGGTTCCGGATATTGGCAGCATGCGCGTGTTACATACGCTGATCCTGGCCGACACCGGCATTCGGACCTGGCCGGACGGCTTGTTCGCACAGCCACGGTTCCGGCATTTTTACCTGGACATGCAGCGCAACGAAATCACCTACGTGCCCATGGTCACGCGTGGCTCGGTCCAGGCGGAATTGCTGGCGCGCACGTTGTTGAGCCGGGAGCCGGAGTTTTTGCCGGCCTTCAATCTGCAGACGCTCAGGGAGTACATCGCGTCCGTTGGCATGGACCCTGATCGACCGTATCCGCCTCGTGGCGTGCGCGACAGCCTCGACTGGGAAGCTGGCTTGACCCGGCCGGAGTGGGTGGCCAGACAGGAGGTGTGGAACAGCGTCGAGGATGAGCACGGTTCGGTTGGCTTCTTCAACGAGATTCGCAAACTCACCGAATCGGGGCATTTCAATCGCGACCCCGGGTTTCGGGTCGACATGACCGCCAAGGTCTGGCGAATGCTCGATGCGATGTCGAAAAATACCGAGCTGCGGCAAAAACTCTTCACCCTGACCACCGTGCCCACGGCGTGCGTCGATGCTGGGGCGCAGCTGTTCAACGCCATGGGGATGGAGGTCTTGATTCATGAAGCTTATGAACTGGCAAATCCCGCGCTGGTCGAGGGTGAGCTGGTATCGCTGGCGCAGGGCAAGTCACGTCTGGATGAACTGAGCAGGATTGCCCGCAAAACGATTTCCGAGCGCGAGGCGATGGGTGAGGAATTCAGGCGCGTCAATGCAGCGGGCGAGGTCACCGGCACGATTGATGAGGTTGAAGTTCACCTGGCATTCATGACGGATCTTGCCGACCGGTTGGACCTGCCCTGGCAGTCGCGAAAAATGCAGTTCAGAAAAATCGCCGGCGTCACGAACGCGATGATCGAAGATGCATTCCATCGTGTACGGAACCTTGAGGCGGGTGAATTGCTCGACGATTTGCTGATCGAGCAGCCGTTCTGGTCATCCTATGTCGAGGGTTCCAACCGGGGGGTTATCAAAGGTTTCAGACGCCGGATTGAAGCCACGATTGAGTTCTACTCAGCGCTTGAAAAACGAGCATCCGACACAACGCTTTCCCTTGAGCAAAAGGCACAGTTGAAGGAAGAGCTCAGGGTGCTCGGTGCTGAGTTGAACAAACCGGAAAGCGCGTTTGCGCCGGGACGGGTCATGACCGAAGCGGAATACGCCGCCGAGCTGGAAGTCATCGACGAAGACAAGAAAGCCTTTATCAAAACATTCACACGCCAGGCAATCGAACGGGCAAAACTGCAACGGGTAGAAATCCCTTTCACCGTACAGCCGAACAGTTGA
- a CDS encoding GNAT family N-acetyltransferase produces the protein MNAAQLRRVNVESFAHYRQGLIDLLLDAVSYGASVGFMADLDATQARAWFDGVQEELNKGNVLLWVVVKDEQVQASVQLTLCQKANGLNRAEVQKLLVREHARRRGLGQQLMSALEQAALQHKRGMLYLDTEAGSPAEDFYKALGYTRAGEIPDYACDPSGRYKPTALYYKILQGAH, from the coding sequence ATGAACGCCGCCCAACTGCGCCGTGTCAATGTTGAAAGCTTTGCGCACTATCGTCAGGGTTTGATTGATCTGCTGCTCGACGCGGTCAGCTATGGCGCCAGTGTCGGGTTCATGGCCGATCTGGATGCCACACAGGCACGCGCCTGGTTCGATGGCGTTCAAGAGGAGCTGAACAAGGGCAACGTGCTGCTGTGGGTGGTGGTCAAGGACGAGCAAGTGCAGGCCAGTGTGCAACTGACCTTGTGCCAGAAAGCCAACGGACTGAACCGCGCCGAAGTGCAGAAGCTGCTGGTGCGTGAACACGCGCGCCGCCGTGGGTTGGGCCAACAATTGATGAGCGCCCTGGAACAGGCCGCGCTCCAGCACAAGCGCGGCATGCTTTACCTCGACACCGAAGCCGGTTCCCCGGCCGAGGATTTCTACAAGGCCCTGGGCTACACCCGTGCGGGAGAAATTCCCGACTACGCCTGCGACCCGAGCGGTCGTTACAAGCCGACCGCCCTCTACTACAAGATTCTCCAAGGAGCCCATTGA
- a CDS encoding sensor histidine kinase, protein MRLSEFIRQHVDRIVDEWEQFARTITPAAENMDRVALRDHAREILLAAARDMTTAQTASEQLAKARGEGPEKTPSLDEAGASHGELRHTVGFDLMQMTSEFRHLRACVIRLWVNSLESPDLAYFQDMIRFNEAIDEALAESTAAYAEQVNHSRDIFLAILGHDLRAPLQAVSLSTEMLMRKTTLEGDALACAINIKRGARHMAVMVGDLLELVRSRLGKSLPIEPKPMDLADAAHAAIAEACAGNPECDPTVHAQGDTTGVWDAGRLAQLLQNLIGNALQHGSNKRDVTVTLTGEPDTVRLTVHNFGAPIPEDAIGTIFDPLVRSADEELGQPSTSLGLGLFIVKEVVDAHGGTIEVSSNEVDGTLFTVVLPR, encoded by the coding sequence ATGCGCCTATCCGAATTCATCAGGCAACACGTAGACCGTATCGTCGATGAATGGGAGCAGTTCGCCAGAACGATTACCCCGGCGGCCGAAAATATGGATCGAGTGGCCTTGCGTGATCACGCCAGGGAAATTCTGTTGGCAGCAGCGCGGGACATGACCACCGCGCAAACAGCCAGCGAGCAACTCGCCAAGGCCAGGGGCGAAGGTCCGGAGAAAACCCCGAGCCTGGACGAAGCCGGCGCCAGTCATGGTGAACTGCGCCATACCGTGGGCTTCGATCTGATGCAGATGACCAGCGAATTCCGTCACCTGCGCGCCTGTGTGATCCGGTTGTGGGTCAACAGCCTGGAATCACCGGACCTCGCCTACTTCCAGGACATGATCCGTTTCAATGAAGCCATCGATGAAGCCCTTGCCGAATCCACGGCGGCCTATGCCGAACAGGTCAATCATTCGCGGGATATCTTCCTGGCTATTCTCGGCCATGACCTGCGTGCCCCCTTGCAGGCCGTGAGCCTGTCCACCGAAATGCTGATGCGCAAAACCACGCTTGAAGGCGATGCCCTGGCTTGTGCGATCAATATCAAACGCGGCGCGCGGCACATGGCGGTGATGGTCGGCGATTTGCTGGAGCTGGTGCGCAGTCGCCTGGGCAAGAGCCTGCCAATTGAACCGAAGCCGATGGACCTGGCCGATGCCGCCCACGCAGCGATTGCCGAAGCCTGTGCCGGTAATCCCGAATGCGATCCGACAGTTCATGCACAGGGCGACACGACAGGCGTGTGGGATGCCGGACGCCTGGCGCAACTGCTGCAAAACCTGATCGGCAATGCGTTGCAGCATGGGTCGAACAAACGTGATGTGACGGTGACCCTCACCGGCGAACCAGACACCGTTCGTCTAACGGTGCATAACTTTGGAGCGCCGATCCCCGAAGACGCGATCGGCACGATCTTCGATCCGCTGGTACGCAGCGCCGATGAAGAACTCGGCCAGCCGTCCACCAGCCTTGGCCTGGGATTGTTCATCGTCAAGGAAGTGGTCGATGCGCACGGCGGGACGATCGAGGTCAGTTCGAACGAAGTTGATGGGACACTATTTACCGTGGTGTTGCCGAGATAG
- a CDS encoding GNAT family N-acetyltransferase — protein MTYHIRDAVHADLPAIRDIYNDAVLNTTAIWNEQAVDLGNRQAWFSTRQAQGYPILVIVDGDNNVLGYASFGDWRPFDGFRHTVEHSVYVRSDQRGNGLGPQLMDVLIERAKGCDKHVMVAAIESGNAASIRLHERVGFVTTGQMPQVGTKFGRWLDLTFMQLTLNPGAEPPPANKE, from the coding sequence ATGACTTACCACATCCGCGATGCGGTGCACGCCGATCTGCCGGCAATCCGCGACATCTACAACGACGCCGTGCTCAACACCACGGCGATCTGGAACGAACAGGCCGTGGACCTGGGCAACCGCCAGGCCTGGTTCAGCACCCGGCAAGCCCAGGGCTATCCGATCCTGGTGATCGTCGACGGCGATAACAATGTACTCGGCTACGCTTCATTCGGTGACTGGCGACCGTTCGACGGTTTCCGCCACACCGTCGAGCACTCGGTCTACGTACGCAGCGATCAACGCGGCAATGGACTGGGTCCGCAATTGATGGACGTGTTGATCGAGCGCGCCAAAGGCTGCGACAAGCATGTGATGGTCGCGGCCATCGAAAGCGGCAATGCCGCTTCCATCCGCCTGCATGAACGCGTCGGCTTCGTGACCACCGGGCAAATGCCTCAAGTGGGCACCAAGTTCGGTCGCTGGCTGGACCTGACCTTCATGCAACTGACCCTCAATCCTGGCGCGGAGCCGCCGCCCGCCAACAAGGAGTAA
- a CDS encoding DnaJ C-terminal domain-containing protein, producing the protein MDFKDYYKILGVEPTADDKTIKAAYRKLARKYHPDVSKEKDAESKFKDASEAYEALKSADKRAEYDDLRKYGQHGQPFQGPPGWQGRGGGGFGGGQDSGDFSDFFSSIFGNRGPGFGGGESRRSAGRRGQDVEMELGIFLEETLSNESKKVTFQVPQYNAAGQHVSNTSKSLNVKIPAGVTDGERIRLKGQGAPGIGGGANGDLFLIIRFAPHPKFDVEGENLIITLPLAPWELALGTEVAVPTLTGKINLKVPAGSQNGQRMRAKGHGLLNKAGQRGYLFVQLKAVMPKTSNDEVKALWQELAKKAAFDPRENF; encoded by the coding sequence ATGGACTTCAAAGACTATTACAAGATTCTCGGTGTGGAACCGACCGCGGACGATAAGACGATCAAGGCGGCTTATCGCAAGCTGGCGCGCAAATACCACCCCGACGTCAGCAAGGAAAAGGACGCCGAGTCCAAATTCAAGGACGCGTCCGAAGCCTATGAAGCGCTGAAAAGCGCCGACAAGCGCGCCGAATACGACGACTTGCGCAAATACGGCCAGCACGGCCAACCGTTCCAGGGCCCGCCGGGTTGGCAGGGGCGTGGCGGCGGTGGTTTTGGTGGCGGTCAGGACTCGGGCGATTTTTCGGACTTCTTCAGTTCGATCTTCGGTAACCGTGGTCCTGGTTTTGGTGGTGGAGAGTCGCGTCGCAGTGCCGGACGTCGAGGGCAAGACGTGGAAATGGAACTTGGAATCTTTCTGGAAGAAACCCTCTCGAACGAATCGAAGAAGGTCACGTTCCAGGTGCCGCAGTACAACGCTGCCGGCCAGCACGTCAGCAACACCAGCAAAAGCCTGAACGTTAAAATCCCCGCCGGCGTGACCGACGGCGAGCGCATCCGCCTCAAAGGCCAGGGTGCACCGGGCATCGGTGGTGGCGCCAACGGCGACTTGTTCCTGATCATTCGCTTTGCGCCGCATCCGAAGTTCGACGTCGAAGGCGAGAACCTGATCATTACGCTGCCGCTGGCTCCGTGGGAATTGGCGTTGGGCACCGAAGTGGCCGTGCCTACACTGACAGGCAAGATCAACCTCAAGGTGCCGGCCGGTAGCCAGAACGGCCAGCGTATGCGCGCCAAAGGCCACGGCTTGTTGAACAAGGCCGGTCAACGCGGTTATCTGTTTGTGCAATTGAAGGCGGTCATGCCAAAAACCTCGAACGACGAGGTCAAGGCGTTGTGGCAGGAACTGGCGAAAAAAGCCGCATTCGACCCGAGAGAAAACTTCTGA
- a CDS encoding urease subunit beta, giving the protein MIPGEYQIQPGDIELNVGRRTVSLKVANSGDRPIQVGSHYHFFETNDALTFDRAASRGMRLNIPAGTAVRFEPGQSREVELVDLAGHRRVFGFAGRVMGDL; this is encoded by the coding sequence ATGATTCCCGGTGAGTACCAGATCCAGCCCGGCGACATCGAACTCAACGTCGGCCGCCGCACCGTCAGCCTGAAGGTGGCCAACAGCGGCGACCGGCCGATCCAGGTCGGCTCGCACTACCATTTTTTCGAAACCAACGACGCCCTGACCTTCGACCGCGCTGCCAGTCGCGGCATGCGCCTGAACATCCCCGCCGGCACCGCCGTGCGCTTCGAACCGGGGCAGAGCCGCGAGGTCGAGCTGGTGGACCTGGCCGGGCATCGCCGGGTGTTCGGGTTTGCCGGGCGGGTCATGGGTGACCTCTAA
- the ureC gene encoding urease subunit alpha, translated as MKISRQAYADMFGPTVGDKVRLADTELWIEVEKDFTTYGEEVKFGGGKVIRDGQGQSQLLAAEVVDTVITNALIIDHWGIVKADVGLKDGRVAGIGKAGNPDVQPNVTIAIGASTEVIAGEGMILTAGGIDTHIHFICPQQIEEALMSGVTTMIGGGTGPATGTNATTCTSGPWHLARMLQAADAFPMNIGLTGKGNASLPEPLIEQVKAGAIGLKLHEDWGTTPASIDNCLTVADQYDVQVAIHTDTLNESGFVETTLAAFKGRTIHTYHTEGAGGGHAPDIIKACGFTNVLPSSTNPTRPFTRNTIDEHLDMLMVCHHLDPSIAEDVAFAESRIRRETIAAEDILHDLGAFSMISSDSQAMGRVGEVITRTWQTADKMKKQRGPLPGDGQGNDNFRAKRYIAKYTINPAITHGISHEVGSVEVGKWADLVLWRPAFFGVKPTLILKGGAIAASLMGDANASIPTPQPVHYRPMFASYGGSLHATSLTFISQAAQEAGLPEALGLKKKIAVVKGCRDVQKTDLIHNDYLPSIDVDPQTYQVKADGVLLWCEPADVLPMAQRYFLF; from the coding sequence ATGAAGATTTCCCGTCAAGCCTACGCCGACATGTTCGGCCCCACCGTCGGTGACAAGGTCCGCCTGGCCGACACCGAGCTGTGGATCGAGGTGGAAAAAGACTTCACCACCTACGGCGAAGAAGTGAAATTCGGCGGCGGCAAAGTCATCCGCGACGGCCAGGGCCAAAGCCAGCTGCTGGCCGCCGAAGTCGTCGACACGGTGATCACCAACGCGCTGATCATCGACCACTGGGGCATCGTCAAGGCCGACGTTGGCCTCAAGGACGGGCGCGTGGCAGGCATCGGCAAGGCCGGCAACCCGGACGTGCAGCCGAACGTCACCATCGCCATCGGCGCCAGCACTGAAGTGATCGCCGGCGAAGGCATGATCCTCACCGCCGGCGGCATCGACACCCACATCCACTTCATCTGCCCGCAGCAGATCGAAGAGGCGCTGATGAGCGGCGTGACCACCATGATCGGCGGCGGCACCGGCCCGGCCACCGGGACCAACGCCACCACTTGCACCTCCGGCCCATGGCATCTGGCGCGGATGCTTCAAGCGGCGGACGCCTTCCCGATGAACATCGGCCTGACGGGCAAAGGCAACGCCAGCCTGCCGGAGCCGTTGATCGAGCAGGTCAAGGCCGGCGCCATCGGCCTCAAGTTGCACGAAGACTGGGGCACCACCCCGGCGAGTATCGACAACTGCCTGACGGTGGCCGATCAGTACGACGTGCAGGTGGCGATCCACACCGACACCCTCAACGAGTCCGGTTTCGTCGAGACCACCCTCGCCGCCTTCAAGGGCCGCACCATCCACACCTATCACACCGAAGGCGCGGGTGGCGGTCATGCCCCGGACATCATCAAGGCCTGCGGTTTCACCAACGTGCTGCCAAGCTCGACCAACCCGACCCGGCCCTTCACCCGCAACACCATCGACGAACACCTCGACATGCTGATGGTCTGCCATCACCTGGACCCGAGCATTGCCGAAGACGTGGCCTTCGCCGAAAGCCGCATCCGCCGCGAAACGATTGCCGCCGAAGACATCCTCCACGACCTCGGCGCGTTCTCGATGATCAGCTCCGACAGCCAGGCCATGGGCCGCGTCGGCGAAGTCATTACGCGTACCTGGCAAACCGCCGACAAGATGAAAAAACAGCGCGGCCCACTGCCGGGGGATGGCCAAGGCAACGACAACTTCCGCGCCAAACGCTACATCGCCAAGTACACCATCAACCCGGCGATCACCCACGGCATCAGCCATGAAGTGGGCTCGGTCGAAGTGGGCAAATGGGCGGATCTGGTGCTGTGGCGCCCCGCGTTTTTCGGGGTAAAACCGACGTTGATCCTCAAGGGCGGGGCCATTGCGGCCAGCCTGATGGGTGATGCCAACGCCTCGATTCCGACGCCGCAACCGGTGCACTACCGCCCGATGTTCGCCAGCTACGGCGGCTCGTTGCACGCCACCAGCCTGACGTTCATCAGCCAGGCGGCGCAGGAGGCAGGACTTCCCGAAGCGCTGGGCTTGAAGAAGAAAATCGCTGTGGTCAAAGGCTGCCGCGACGTGCAGAAAACCGACTTGATCCACAACGACTACCTGCCGAGTATCGATGTCGACCCGCAGACGTATCAGGTCAAGGCCGACGGCGTTCTGCTTTGGTGCGAGCCCGCGGATGTACTGCCGATGGCCCAGCGTTACTTCCTGTTTTAA